One Myotis daubentonii chromosome 3, mMyoDau2.1, whole genome shotgun sequence genomic window carries:
- the SON gene encoding protein SON isoform X2, which yields MATNIEQIFRSFVVSKFREIQQELSSGRSEGQLNGETNTPIEGNQAGEDAAASARSLPNEEIVQKIEEVLSGVLDTELRCKPDLKEASRKSRCVSVQTDPTDEVPTKKSKKHKKHKNKKKKKKKEKEKKYKRQPEESESKAKSHHEENMDLESDSFLQFDSEPSAMALEHPVRAFGLSETSETPAVVLEPPVVSMEVSQSHTLETLKPATKTAELSLASTSVISVQSEQSVAVTLEPPMTKILDSFSTAPVSTTTVVLKSSEPVVTMSMEYQMKSVLKSLECTSPEPSKTILEPPVAKVLEPSETLMVSSQTPVEAHPEPSTSTMDIAESSETEDLRLPEQPVEVPSETADSSMTRSQELLELPKPTALELPESSVASAMQLPGPPATSMPELQGPPVTPGLELPGPSATPVPELPGPPSTPVPELLGPPATAVSELPGPSVISVPQLSQELPGLPAPSMGLEPAQEVPEPPVTAQELPGQPAVTVAMELTEQPATTTELEQPVGMTAMEHPGQPEVTTATTLLGQPEAAMVLELPGQPVATTALELPGQPSVTGVPELPGLPSATRALELSGQPVATGALELPGQLMATGALEFAGQSGAAGALELLGQPLATGVLELPGQPGAPELPGQPAATVALEISVQSVVTTELSTMTVSQSLEVPSTTALESYNTVAQELPTTLVGETSITVGVDPLMAQESHMLASNTMETHMLASNTMDSQMLASNTMDSQMLASNTMDSQMLASSSMDSQMLASSSMDSQMLASSSMDSQMLASSSMDSQMLASSSMDSQMLATSSMDSQMLASSSMDSQMLATSSMDSQMLATSSMDSQMLATSTMDSQMLATSSMDSQMLASGTMDSQMLASGTMDAQMLASGTMDAQMLASSTQDSSMLGSKSPDPYRLAQDPYRLAQDPYRLGHDPYRLGHDAYRLGQDPYRLGHDPYRLTPDPYRMSPRPYRIAPRSYRAVPRPYRLAPRPLMLASRRSMMMSYAAERSMMSSYERSMMSYERSMMSPMAERSMMSAYERSMMSAYERSMMSPMAERSMMSAYERSMMSAYERSMMTDRSMMADRSMMSSYSAADRSMMSSYSAADRTMMSSYTADRSMMSMAADSYTDSYTDTYTEAYMVPPLPPEEPPTMPPLPPEEPPMTPPLPPEEPPEGTALPTEQSALTAENTWPTEMPPLPPEESVSLPEPPAGQSEISEPSVVPANYSVSASEPSMFVSEAAMTVPEPPLEPESAVTSAPIESAAEAEEHEVPERPGTYMVPETTMMSAEPTMSTSEPSIMSETAETFDSMRAPGHVASEVSVSLLEPAVTIPEPSQSALELSAMAISELPSVAAPEPPAEAAPEPPAEAVPEPSAEAVPEPSAEVPEPLAVTVPEPLAKAVLEPSPEAVPEPMALVEPEHVTIPVPVVSAPEPAVPVLEAAVSVQPNIISEPPVVQESTVTVAEPAVTVSEQTQITPTEMALESASVMLRSGVITGMNLISTYQDLTPEIGMQEVPMHSDEEPHDEEHLKKDSYESEHGINRDLDINNHLIAKDMEHSTMSTASTGAIGEIGEEKSLAISETKQCTVLDTCPSVSAADAGGTLSSAGPLAVEPDTLGTSKGIEFATVSALSSVSKYDVEVSLTTQDTEHDMVISTSPSGGSEADIEGPLPAKDIHLDLPSNNFISNDTEGPLPIKESDQTLAVALSPKESSEDKEVPLPAKETVSESAFPANIEDINEADLVRPLLPKDMERLTSLRAGIEGPLLASEVERDKSAASPVVMSIPERASESSSEEKDDYEIFVKVKDTHEKSKKNKNRDKGEKEKKRDSSLRSRSKRSKSSEHKSRKRTSESRSRARKRSSKSKSRRSQTRSRSRSRRRRRSSRSRSKSRGRRSVSKEKRKRSPKHRSKSRERKRKRSSSRDNRKTVRARSRTPSRRSRSHTPSRRRRSRSVGRRSFSISPSRRSRTPSRRSRTPSRRSRTPSRRSRTPSRRSRTPSRRSRTPSRRSRTPSRRRRSRSVVRRRSFSISPVRLRRSRTPLRRRFSRSPLRRKRSRSSERGRSPKRLTDLNKAQLLEIAKANAAAMCAKAGVPLPPNLKPAPPPTIEEKVAKKSGGATIEELTEKCKQIAQSKEDDDVIVNKPHVSDEEEEEPPFYHHPFKLSEPKPIFFNLNIAAAKPTPPKSQVTLTKEFPVSSGSQHRKKEADSVYGEWVPVDKNGEENKDDDNVFSSNLPSEPVDISTAMSERALAQKRLSENAFDLEAMSMLNRAQERIDAWAQLNSIPGQFTGSTGVQVLTQEQLANTGAQAWIKKDQFLRAAPVTGGMGAVLMRKMGWREGEGLGKNKEGNKEPILVDFKTDRKGLVAVGERAQKRSGNFSAAMKDLSGKHPVSALMEICNKRRWQPPEFLLIHDSGPDHRKHFLFRVLRNGSPYQPNCMFFLNRY from the exons ATGGCGACCAACATCGAGCAGATTTTTAGGTCTTTCGTGGTCAGTAAATTCCGGGAAATTCAACAAGAGCTTTCCAG TGGAAGGAGTGAAGGCCAGCTCAATGGTGAAACAAATACACCTATCGAAGGAAACCAGGCAGGTGAGGATGCAGCTGCCTCCGCCAGGAGCCTACCAAATGAAGAAATAGTTCAGAAGATAGAGGAAGTACTTTCTGGGGTCCTAGATACAGAACTACGCTGTAAGCCAG aCTTGAAAGAGGCCTCCAGAAAAAGTAGATGTGTCTCTGTACAAACAGACCCTACTGATGAAGTTCCCACTAAAAAGTCAAAGAAGcataaaaagcacaaaaataaaaagaagaaaaagaagaaagaaaaggaaaaaaagtataaaaggcAGCCAGAAGAATCTGAATCAAAGGCAAAATCACATCATGAAGAGAACATGGATTTAGAATCAGATTCCTTTTTGCAGTTTGATTCTGAGCCTTCAGCAATGGCACTGGAGCATCCGGTAAGAGCGTTTGGGCTCTCTGAGACCAGTGAAACTCCTGCAGTTGTGCTAGAACCTCCTGTAGTCTCAATGGAGGTGTCACAGTCCCACACCTTAGAAACTCTGAAGCCAGCTACAAAAACTGCAGAACTGTCACTTGCATCTACATCAGTAATCTCTGTGCAATCAGAACAGTCTGTGGCAGTAACGCTGGAACCACCCATGACAAAGATTCTGGATTCTTTTTCAACAGCACCGGTGTCTACTACAACAGTAGTGCTAAAGTCATCTGAGCCAGTTGTAACAATGTCAATGGAGTATCAGATGAAGTCTGTGCTGAAATCTTTGGAGTGCACATCTCCAGAGCCATCAAAGACCATATTGGAGCCTCCAGTAGCAAAAGTGCTAGAGCCATCAGAAACCCTTATGGTATCATCACAGACACCTGTTGAGGCACACCCTGAACCAAGCACATCAACAATGGATATTGCAGAGTCTTCTGAAACTGAAGACCTAAGATTGCCAGAGCAGCCTGTAGAAGTACCATCGGAGACTGCAGATTCATCCATGACAAGATCACAGGAGCTGCTGGAGCTACCCAAGCCCACAGCATTGGAGCTGCCGGAGTCGTCGGTGGCCTCAGCGATGCAGTTGCCGGGGCCACCTGCGACTTCCATGCCGGAGCTGCAGGGGCCCCCTGTGACTCCAGGGCTGGAGTTACCTGGGCCCTCTGCTACCCCGGTGCCAGAGTTGCCAGGGCCCCCTTCTACCCCAGTGCCTGAGTTGCTAGGGCCCCCTGCGACAGCGGTGTCTGAGTTGCCGGGGCCCTCAGTGATATCAGTGCCTCAGTTGTCGCAGGAATTGCCAGGGCTTCCAGCACCATCCATGGGGTTGGAGCCAGCACAGGAGGTACCAGAGCCACCTGTGACGGCACAGGAGTTGCCAGGGCAGCCTGCGGTAACAGTAGCAATGGAGTTGACGGAGCAACCGGCGACGACGACAGAGTTGGAGCAGCCTGTGGGGATGACAGCGATGGAACATCCTGGGCAGCCTGAGGTGACAACAGCAACGACGTTGCTGGGGCAGCCTGAGGCAGCGATGGTGCTGGAGTTGCCAGGGCAACCAGTGGCAACGACAGCGCTGGAGTTGCCAGGGCAGCCTTCGGTGACTGGGGTGCCAGAGTTGCCAGGGCTGCCTTCGGCAACTAGGGCACTGGAGTTGTCTGGGCAGCCTGTGGCAACTGGGGCACTGGAGTTGCCTGGGCAGCTCATGGCAACTGGGGCACTGGAGTTCGCGGGGCAGTCTGGGGCAGCTGGAGCACTAGAGCTTTTGGGGCAGCCTCTGGCAACAGGGGTTCTGGAGTTGCCAGGGCAGCCTGGGGCGCCAGAGTTGCCTGGGCAGCCTGCGGCAACTGTGGCGCTGGAGATCTCTGTTCAGTCTGTGGTGACAACGGAGCTGTCAACGATGACCGTGTCGCAGTCCCTGGAGGTGCCCTCGACGACAGCGCTGGAATCCTATAATACGGTAGCACAGGAGCTGCCTACTACATTAGTGGGGGAGACTTCTATAACAGTAGGAGTGGATCCCTTGATGGCCCAAGAATCCCATATGTTAGCTTCTAACACCATGGAGACCCATATGTTAGCGTCCAACACCATGGACTCCCAAATGCTAGCGTCCAACACCATGGACTCCCAGATGCTAGCATCTAACACCATGGACTCCCAGATGCTAGCGTCCAGCTCCATGGACTCCCAGATGCTAGCGTCCAGCTCCATGGACTCCCAGATGCTAGCGTCCAGCTCCATGGACTCCCAGATGCTAGCGTCCAGCTCCATGGACTCCCAGATGCTAGCGTCCAGCTCCATGGACTCCCAGATGCTAGCAACCAGCTCCATGGACTCCCAGATGCTAGCGTCCAGTTCCATGGACTCCCAGATGTTAGCAACCAGCTCCATGGACTCCCAGATGTTAGCAACTAGCTCTATGGACTCCCAGATGTTAGCAACCAGCACCATGGACTCCCAGATGTTAGCAACTAGCTCTATGGATTCTCAGATGTTAGCATCTGGCACTATGGACTCTCAAATGTTAGCTTCCGGCACCATGGATGCTCAGATGTTAGCGTCTGGTACCATGGATGCCCAGATGTTAGCATCTAGTACCCAAGATTCTTCTATGCTGGGTTCAAAATCTCCTGATCCCTACAGGTTAGCTCAGGATCCTTACAGGTTAGCTCAGGATCCCTATAGGTTAGGTCATGACCCTTATAGGCTAGGTCATGATGCCTATAGATTAGGGCAAGACCCTTATAGATTAGGCCATGATCCTTACAGACTTACTCCTGATCCCTATAGGATGTCACCTAGACCTTACAGGATAGCACCCAGGTCCTATAGGGCCGTTCCTAGACCATATAGGTTAGCACCCAGACCCCTGATGTTGGCATCTAGACGTTCTATGATGATGTCCTATGCTGCAGAACGTTCCATGATGTCATCTTATGAACGCTCTATGATGTCTTATGAGCGGTCTATGATGTCCCCTATGGCTGAGCGCTCCATGATGTCAGCCTATGAGCGCTCTATGATGTCAGCCTATGAGCGCTCTATGATGTCCCCTATGGCCGAGCGCTCCATGATGTCAGCTTATGAGCGCTCTATGATGTCAGCTTATGAGCGCTCTATGATGACGGACCGATCAATGATGGCTGACAGGTCTATGATGTCATCTTACTCTGCTGCCGACCGGTCTATGATGTCATCGTATTCTGCAGCTGACCGAACTATGATGTCATCTTATACTGCTGATCGTTCAATGATGTCTATGGCAGCTGATTCTTACACTGATTCTTATACTGATACATATACAGAGGCATATATGGTGCCACCCTTGCCTCCTGAAGAGCCTCCAACAATGCCACCTTTGCCACCTGAAGAGCCACCAATGACACCACCATTGCCTCCTGAGGAGCCACCGGAAGGCACAGCATTACCCACTGAGCAGTCGGCATTAACAGCTGAAAATACTTGGCCTACTGAGATGCCACCATTACCTCCTGAAGAGTCTGTATCCCTGCCTGAACCTCCTGCGGGTCAAAGTGAGATTTCAGAGCCTTCGGTGGTGCCTGCTAATTATTCAGTGTCAGCGTCAGAGCCTTCAATGTTTGTGTCAGAGGCTGCCATGACTGTTCCAGAGCCACCACTGGAGCCAGAGTCTGCGGTTACATCAGCACCTATAGAGTCTGCTGCAGAAGCAGAGGAGCATGAAGTTCCAGAGAGACCAGGGACTTACATGGTACCTGAAACTACCATGATGTCAGCTGAACCAACTATGTCAACATCAGAGCCTTCTATTATGTCAGAGACAGCAGAAACCTTTGATTCCATGAGAGCTCCAGGACATGTTGCCTCAGAGGTATCTGTGTCCCTCCTGGAGCCTGCAGTAACTATTCCAGAGCCATCACAGAGCGCTCTAGAGCTGTCAGCCATGGCCATCTCAGAGCTACCCTCCGTGGCTGCCCCAGAGCCCCCAGCCGAGGCTGCCCCAGAGCCCCCAGCCGAAGCTGTCCCGGAGCCCTCAGCCGAGGCTGTCCCGGAGCCCTCAGCTGAGGTCCCAGAGCCCCTGGCTGTGACTGTCCCTGAGCCACTGGCCAAGGCTGTACTGGAGCCATCACCTGAGGCTGTCCCAGAGCCCATGGCCTTGGTTGAGCCAGAGCATGTTACCATTCCTGTGCCAGTTGTTTCTGCCCCGGAGCCTGCTGTACCTGTCCTGGAAGCAGCAGTATCAGTTCAGCCTAACATTATTTCAGAACCACCTGTTGTCCAAGAATCTACAGTGACAGTTGCAGAGCCTGCTGTGACTGTCTCAGAGCAGACTCAAATAACACCGACTGAGATGGCTTTAGAGTCTGCCTCTGTGATGCTGAGGTCTGGTGTTATAACAGGAATGAATTTAATATCTACTTATCAAGATCTTACTCCAGAGATCGGTATGCAGGAGGTTCCCATGCACTCAGATGAAGAGCCACATGATGAAGAGCACCTGAAGAAGGACTCTTATGAAAGTGAACATGGTATAAATAGAGACCTTGATATAAATAATCACTTAATTGCTAAAGACATGGAACATAGCACAATGTCCACTGCCAGCACTGGTGCTATTGGTGAAATTGGTGAAGAGAAAAGTTTGGCCATCAGTGAGACTAAACAATGCACAGTATTGGATACCTGCCCTAGTGTTAGTGCAGCTGATGCAGGAGGAACGCTATCTTCTGCTGGTCCTCTTGCTGTCGAACCTGATACACTGGGAACTAGTAAGGGTATTGAATTTGCCACAGTATCTGCTCTCAGTTCAGTTAGTAAATATGATGTTGAAGTATCTTTAACTACTCAAGATACTGAACATGACATGGTAATTTCCACTAGCCCCAGTGGTGGTAGTGAGGCTGACATAGAGGGACCTTTGCCTGCTAAAGACATTCATCTTGACTTGCCATCTAATAACTTTATTAGCAATGATACAGAAGGACCATTACCTATAAAGGAGAGTGACCAGACATTAGCAGTTGCTCTCAGCCCTAAAGAAAGTAGTGAAGATAAAGAGGTACCACTCCCTGCTAAGGAGACAGTGTCTGAATCTGCATTTCCTGCCAATATTGAAGATATTAATGAAGCAGATTTAGTGAGACCATTACTTCCTAAGGACATGGAACGTCTTACAAGCCTCAGAGCTGGTATTGAAGGACCTTTACTTGCAAGTGAAGTTGAACGTGACAAATCTGCTGCCAGTCCAGTTGTAATGAGTATACCAGAAAGAGCTTCAGAGTCATCTTCAGAGGAAAAAGATGATTATGAAATTTTTGTGAAAGTTAAGGACACTCatgaaaaaagcaagaaaaataagaacCGTGATaaaggtgagaaagaaaagaaaagagactcTTCATTAAGATCTCGAAGTAAGCGGTCCAAGTCTTCAGAACACAAATCACGCAAACGTACCAGTGAATCTCGTTCTAGGGCAAGGAAGAGATCATCTAAGTCCAAGTCTCGTCGCTCTCAAACACGTTCAAGGTCACGTTCAAGacgcaggaggaggagcagcaggtcAAGATCAAAGTCTAGAGGAAGGCGATCTGTATCAAAAGAGAAGCGCAAAAGGTCTCCAAAGCACAGATCCAAGtccagggaaagaaaaaggaaaagatcaaGCTCCAGGGATAATCGGAAAACTGTGAGAGCTCGGAGTCGTACCCCAAGTCGGCGGAGTCGGAGTCACACTCCGAGTCGACGACGAAGATCTAGATCTGTGGGGAGAAGGAGCTTTAGCATTTCCCCGAGCCGACGGAGCCGCACCCCGAGCCGAAGGAGCCGCACCCCGAGCCGAAGGAGCCGTACCCCGAGCCGAAGGAGCCGCACCCCAAGCCGACGGAGCCGCACCCCAAGCCGACGGAGCCGCACCCCTAGCCGACGGAGCCGCACTCCTAGCCGACGGAGAAGATCAAGGTCGGTGGTAAGAAGACGAAGCTTCAGTATCTCACCAGTCAGGTTAAGGCGATCACGGACACCCTTACGAAGAAGGTTTAGCAGGTCTCCCCTCCGCCGGAAACGGTCCCGATCTTCAGAAAGAGGCCGATCGCCTAAACGCCTGACAGATCTGA ATAAGGCTCAATTACTTGAAATAGCCAAAGCTAATGCAGCTGCCATGTGTGCTAAGGCTGGTGTTCCTTTACCGCCAAACCTAAAGCCTGCACCTCCACCTACCATAGAAGAGAAAGTTGCTAAAAAGTCAGGAGGAGCTACTATAGAAGAACTAACGGAG aaatgCAAACAGATTGCACAGAGTAAAGAAGATGATGATGTAATAGTGAATAAGCCTCATGTTTcggatgaagaggaagaagaacctCCTTTTTATCATCATCCCTTTAAACTCAGTGAACCCAAACCCATATTTTTCAACCTGAAT attgcTGCAGCAAAGCCCACGCCTCCAAAAAGCCAGGTCACGTTAACAAAAGAGTTTCCTGTGTCATCTGGATCTCAGCACCGAAAAAAGGAAGCAGACAGTGTTTACGGAGAGTGGGTTCCTGTGGATAAAAATGGTGAAGAAAACAAAGATGATGATAATGTTTTCAGCAGCAATCTGCCCTCTGAG